The Arachis ipaensis cultivar K30076 chromosome B03, Araip1.1, whole genome shotgun sequence region AGGCATGAGAAATAATACTATACTACTTTATATTAATTAGTAGCGTCAAATCAAAATTTGCCTATCAATTAACTAGTATTAAAACAGAAGGTTCAGAGTTCAGATCCACAATAAGTTCAGTTCTCAGTTCTCAGTCACTCGCCCAGGTGGTTCAAAGTAGTGTGCAGTGGATAAtgacaaagaaagaaagagaatgatCAGAGAGCAAGAGATGTGAATATATTTATGTTAGTGGAGGGTTCATCATACCCTGCCCTTGTTCCCatcatttcaaaaaataaaaaaataaaaaaatggaatatGTAGCGTGCTATTAACCTCATCATCATATACACATACACCTCTCCTATACTCGTCAAGAAACAGTTTTTAGCATCTATATATCTGTCGTCCTTTTTGTGGTCAAATGCATTCTAACTGAAACACAAGTAACATTAACAATAACATACATACTGTTATATGTATATGTATTATTGTTGGTGGCGATGGGTGTTTCACAAACAGAAATTCCAACGGCGTCTCCACATATGTATCCTCAGGAGCTTCAGTTAAAGCTGTACCAGGCCTTCATTTTCTCGATTCCAATACTGTTCTCCATAATTCTGGTTCTCCTATTCTACTTGTTCTACCTCAAGAGAAGGgcttcctctctctcttctcctccCCTTCACTTACTTCCTACAATTCCCCATCCTCAAACTGCTCCCTACCCTTATCCTTCTTCGGTAAGTAACattctttcttccctttttcaacACGCATGCATTCTTCGTCTTCATACATATTATTTTACTGTTAGGGTTTTTAATAGTTTAACATGAATATACTAAATAAACACTAATCCATTGTTTATTATTATATACGTTTTTCACTACTAAATATCATAATTTTAAAAGACAAATTTAGCCTTTTGTAGTTTTGTTGTTAATTACATAAACTAGATAGTATTAACGTCTTCCTTTTTAACTTAATTTGTTGTTGTTCCACAGCCATACCGTTTAGATCTGACGCTGCAATTTCTGGACAAACTTCCAAGAATTTTATTTGATGAGGAACTGAGATCGAGGGACTCCGTGTAAgtcttttctctttaattttctctCACGCACACTTTGTTTTTTGTTTAATTGTATCTTATTCTTACCCTTGGAAGAAAGAGAATTTTAGCTGTAGCTCTTGCTAGCTAGTGGTTTCTATTCTATCTCTATCCTATTGGAGTTTGGACTCAGATTCATGTACATCTGATGTGTTTTCACATTTAACTGTTCCGAATTCCTACATTCCACGcatattgttgttgttattgatgTATAGTTTCATTTAACTAATCTGCACCACGTCTTTGTGTTCGTAAAATGCTATTCTGAAACGAATGATATTCTTCTAAAGTTGAAATGTGTTATTAGCGGCAGAATCTTTGAAAGCTTTAAGAATCGTTTATGACATCCATTATTTTCGCAAAAAGCGTTCCAGGAAGAAAAAAGGAGGTGGTAAAAAGATTAACGAATATATCAAGAAGGACTTTCTTGTGCAAAGTTCTATAAAGAATGCCAATTTGGAAAATGACTCAGCAGGAttgaattaataaaataaataattaacaaatccGCCACGTGTCAACGCTTATTGCATAGTAAGAGCCCAAAATTTCAAGGATAGATGCTGTCTGAATTCGCGTAGTGGCGAAAATGCTGGACTGCACTTTACGAGTTTTTTGATATTTCTTTTTCATGATGGTCCCTCTTGTATTCACTTTTCCTTACTCAGTGTGTTTTAATTTGGTCCCCTATTGATTTAATTTAAGTAAAAAGAATGATAACTTGATGGATGCATTATCAATTTATGTTAATTTGTGTTGTGAATTGAACAGATGCTGTGTATGTCTGGGAGAATTTGAGGTAAAAGAGGAGGTTCTACAGATTCCATATTGCAAGCATGTGTTTCACATAGAATGCATACACAACTGGCTTCGATCAAACTCCACATGCCCACTATGTAgatgctccatcatccccaccaCCACCAAGTTCATTCTCAACAATCCTCCAGTCCTACCACCGCAGCACCAAGGTGGCTCGCCATCACACGTCATCGTATCTTTGCCTCCTCCTCAACCAGAACATGAACCCGCTGCTGCTTCCTCAATAAACACAACTTAATAAGGGAATCCGATGATACACTTACCCCGGCCTTTTCAATTGATGAAGGGAACAAAAATGTCTACTCATAATCAAAACCAATAAGCATCAATCAAGTAATTGTATATTTGGCCCTTCATGAAACTAATTTGATGTGCCAATAATTTACTGCCATGACGATGATGGATACCATCATAAATAGAAACGTTTCACCTTTCACTTAAATGGTATGTATGTGCACTATACTAATTcctgttgggtgtatattggtgCCAGCTTCTGGGACGGACCTCAAGTTCATTGGTGAGGCCGTGAGGGGGTATTTGTCCCACTGAATTTNaattttttatgttaaattaatttaataaaaattaataaatttatccTTGTATATATAAAGAGAATTAAGataatttggtttgaattttggaaagaaaaagtctagggcagcaacttttgtattttctggccagcatttaaccatcaaaacaaaagtgagtgataTCTCATTATTatatgtaatctcacaccattaaaaacactattgatggccaattgatggttacaaaacactaaAATTGCTAGTCCCTATCATTCTTCTATTAaaaattttagcattttttttaggtggatactatcataaaaattttataattgtctTTATCTAAAGATgtatattttttatcattagatAATAAattgaaagatttgatttgatatattataaaaatattattctttTTAAAATGTGACTTAACAAACAAAACACATTTTTAATACAACACTCTTCATAAAAAGAtgtctttaatatttttatttgagtaggtgttttttttttaatctccATATCTATCTTTCACATAACTAGGGTTCTACCGTGCTAGCGCAGACTGTCATAAAGATTCAGATACATGTATGCCTTATAGTATATTCACATGTCATTTTCATATTTTACATACATTCATACTATATAAAtactatatatattattaatattgATTTTATACCACTAATATTACAAGGCATCGTACGCTGACTGTTGCTTCAGCGTTTTAAACATctttgataacaaaaaaatattaataaaaaataattaaaaaaaattcataaatattaaacaaaataatttttttatttttttaacattataatttaaatataatctATGTAAATAtcattatgttttattttatttataattgtatGTTACTTTATGTTTCATTCTTTTACAATATTATGTATTTATAGATATATGGTATTTATTGTAACTAAagctaaaattattttaaataatcaatTCACACCTTTAAAACGTCTCATGTGTGGGGATGTGCTCTATATATACAAACCATATTTTCTAATTTAACGAAAttcttatttaaatatttttttgtgtgtttataatttaattttaatttgttaacaGTTGGATAATCTTGATAAGAAAACTAACATATTACTCCgatgatttttaataaaaataaaacagcTATGCTCACggtttttttaaaaaagggtgacCGTAGAGAAGTACATCTTTGATAGAAAGACCTTAATATGAGACAGCGGCGATGGATGGAATTCTTGAAAGATTATGACTTTAAGTTAAGTTATCATCCTGAAAAGGCAAATGTACTCGCAGATACTTTAAGTCTGAAGAATCTAGGTATATTGTGGATGATGATCAAGGAAAAAAATGATCTCGGCCTTTAAGACAGCCATTCAACAAGCTCAGACTCAGGATTCGGGAATGTTGGCATTGTTAACATGGATAAAAGCGGATCAACCAGAGGAAGTACGTCAAGATAAAGAAGGAATATGGAGATATAAGGGTAGAATTTGTGTACCTGCTCAAGAGGACTTGCGAAAGGATATTCTGACGGAAGCTCATGAAAGTCAATTTTTTATGCATCCTGGAAAGACTAAAATGTACCAAGATTTGAAAAGGATGTAGCTACATATGTTTCGAAATGTCTCACTTGCTAGAAGATTAAGGTAGAACACCAGAAACCACCAGGAACCTTACAACCGCTGGAGATACCACAATGGAAGTCAGAAGACATCACGATGAATTTTGTCATTGGGTTACCAAGGACTTCTGCTGGACATGACGCGATCTGGGTAATTGTGAATCGACTGACAAAATCAACGCATTTTCTACCAATTCAAATTAGTTATAACTTGGAGAAACTCGCCCGATTGTACATTCAGAAGATAATACAATTGCATGGGATACTTCATCAATTGTATCAGACAGGGATCTAAGGTTTACTTCTAGATTTTGGGGAGCACtacagaaagcttttggaacaaAGTTGTATTTGAGTACAAcatatcacccacagactgaTCGGCAGACAGAACGAACGATTCGCACCTTAGAAGATATGTTGAGATCTTGTGTGATGAATTAGTAGGGTAATTGGGACAAGCATTTGCCATTGATTGAGTTTGCTTACAACAGTTATCAACAAAGTATAGGGATGGCACCGTATGAAACCCTCTATGAAAAAAATGTCAGTCACTATTATGCTGGTATGACAAGGAGGAAGGTGGGATTTTAGGGCTAGAATTAGTACAAGAGACTACTGAACAGGTTAAGCACATTCGAGAAAAGATTCAAACTACTCAAAGTCGACAGAAGAAATATGCAGATATTAGGCGTAGGCCCTTAGAGTTTAGCGAGGGTGACCATATTTTCTTAAGAGTGACTTCTACAACTGGAATAGATAGAACCCTTAAAACTAAGAAATTGAGTCCACGATACTTAGGACCTTTTCAAATTCTTAAAAGACTCAGTCCAGTAGCATACCAAATAGCACTCCTTCCTTACCTATCAAACCTTCAcgatgtttttcatgttttacaaCTCGAGAAATATAATCCCGACGAAGGTCatattttacaaccagagacaatATAGCTACGAGACGACTTGATATATCAAGCTTTACCAGCCAGGATCGTGGAACGAAGTGATAAACAGCTAAGAGGCAAGACGGTACTATTAGTTAAGGTAGCATGGGGACAAACTGGAACTGAAGAGTACACATGGGAACTGGAAGACAAGATGAGGACAGACAATTCGTTTCTCTTTTCAGGTAattgaaattttgaggacaaaattttctttttggaGGGTAGAATATAATGGCCTAGCCCCGAAGAAATGACGTTTTTTTGGGATCAAacgaaatttttatgaaatttttaagaATTATATTGCATATAAGCACTTCTGCTGCACAGGTGCTGTGTCATCAAGCTActgagtcagcagcttgactgCACCAAACACCTTTCCTGATCTAAGCAGGCACGTCGCAAAAAGTTATGTTTTTGAGCCACTTCGGgtccgaatttcaaaattctaactTTCGTGGTTAGTCTCATTTTGATGAGGCggtttatattaatataatatttatatattattattttattcgaaATATTCTATTATTATCTCCTCTGTAGTgattaatgttgatctatgtttagtaatataataactgagctagAAATGTACCGGTAAAGGATAATACCGGTATTCGTAGATGAACTTAGCGATGCTAATGCTTCATgatatatcttttattttcatgattatcatgttactagtatcatttatactAGTAATGCTCATGCTTATCCTTTAGTAGCGTAATCTAATGTATCTAATTTTAGTAATTATCTTTcgaatgatattttattattaaactagTGTATGTTTCCGTACCCTGTACGGggtaatacataaaattatataaaattttttattaaaatttaaataaaaaatatatataataattattattataaatattttataacttaaaaataattaatatttgttttaataaatttggattggttgaatgaTCATCTTATTTGTCCGGTTAAGCAAATATTTGGAGTTCGAATCTCGTCTTGTGTGTATAAATAATCCATTAGTTAGCGACAGACTCTTAATAAATATAGCATCAATATGTGGTGGATTAGTCGTCCTCGACTTGCTGAGTTAGGAATCTgtagaaaaaaaattgtatttgtctttaaaatagattaatttttcattaatagcaATATTTATGAACTTttgtttttgttgaaatttacttGGGACAATTTTATTCGTTGGtatcatatttatttttaaagtcaAAACAATATAATCAATATTGTTACTCattaaaacttcacattttatgaaatgatttttaaattttcaaattcataaacttatatcattacaaaagttattagatcAATTAATATTTCTTGGTAACTGGTGCGttatttataaccacaaactaaccggcaagtgcaccgggtcgtaccaagtaataccttacgtgagtaagggtcgatcccacgaggattaatggattaagcaacaatagtgtttgataggcttagttagacaaacagaaaatagtgtttggaagtttaaaagcattaacagtaaatttagaatattaaagatAGACAGATAAATAAGttaggaataaaatattgagaaggcagttaaggcttcagagttatctatttttccggatttacttttcttactaactattttaattatgtagtatttaatttatggcaaactatatgtgactagaccctaattccttagacctttctagtctcctctaaaattcattaattgccaattccttggttaattaatttcaattagaagctacatgatcaaatttcagtttatgtgccacaaaaaactctaattacccaaaaataaaaggattatatgtcacgtatcccgttaaatccagataattaaaatttagaagaatatgttttcaagctgttgttcaagtaaagagcttttccaagttatacaagaactcaaatagaaagagggtcatacttcttttccacccaaattcataagataaagagcgaaaacaattcttaaattataaatccatacatgaattaaaatagataaaGCTATAAAATCAATCTATACAattagacagagctcctaaccttaacaatggaggattaattgctcatggttcagagtagaaaataaggattctaataaAATGTAATTTGGTTGTCTGGGATCGAATAATGTTGAGGTGGTATCCCcctatttatatctaatcctaattaatttaaaatctatctttaaaactaaaataatatcttttcctatttttaaattttgaattttaattagaattaattatagcaatcagcaaatcttcaattgatggatggagaccacttggcttcactaggatccacgcctaacttgggcttggcAGCATGAATTAGAGTTTAGTTGAGTGAAGCTGCGCCTAACTTGGCTTTAGTGcacctaacttgggctttagtgtgcctaacttgaagtgggcaggACCAATATCGCAGATTAttgttgtgtcttgcgcctaacGCAGCCTTGGCAGCGAGTTTGGaaaagaagtatggactattatatatcgctggaaagctctaaaagttagctttccaacgccactagaaTCACATCCATTGCacttctgtagctcgagttattcaggtttgagtgcagagaggtcagggttgacagcatcattcgccttcatctcttcttctgcagaaactccatcaaatccaactgaatgctacctaaaataaatagaattgaacaagattcaaagtagcatccatattggataaaagataattaattctttattaaactcaacaatttagatgcaaattcactaggaaaagataggaaagatgctcacgcatcacaacaccaaacttgaactgttgcttgtcctcaagcaaccagaactaatataagcttaggatgtgaatttgcatgagaatgagagttttattaagctcatgtctcttcttatagtggggtttacaactgcaatcctgaatagttttggcatctcactttatcctttgaagttcagaatgattgacatccataggaactcagaattcagatagtgttattgattctcctagtttagtatgttgattcttgaacacagctactttatgagtcttggccgtgaccctaagaattttattttccagtattaccaccggatacataaataccacagacacataacttggtgaaccttttcagattgtgactcagctttgctagagtccccagttagaggtgctcagagttcttaagcacacttgttttgctttggaccacgactttaaccgctcagtctcaagcttttcacttgtcaccttcacgccacaagcacatggttaaggacagcttgatttaaccgcttaggccaggattttattcctttgggtcctcctatccattaatgctcaaagccttgtatCCTTTTTACCTTttgtcttttagtttaaagggttattggctttttctgcttgcttttttttttctttctttttctttattttatatattatttttatatatattttttttcgcaagcttcgtgtttttcactgctttttcttgcttcaagaatcaattttatgatttttcagattattaataacatttctcttttttcatcattcttttaagagccaacaattttaacattcataaacttcactataaaaaatatgcactgttcaagcattcatccagaaaacaaaaagtattgccaccacatctaagtaaatgagactactctaaaaattaaactcaaattctcatgcactacatctgttcTGTATTTTtgatttgaattcaagctcagtgagtaatacgtGAGACATCTTTTAAAgtaattaagagaaaactaaactagacctaggattctaactaataaaggatcatgcaacaaataaAGCAAAAT contains the following coding sequences:
- the LOC107630679 gene encoding probable E3 ubiquitin-protein ligase RHA4A; this encodes MGVSQTEIPTASPHMYPQELQLKLYQAFIFSIPILFSIILVLLFYLFYLKRRASSLSSPPLHLLPTIPHPQTAPYPYPSSPYRLDLTLQFLDKLPRILFDEELRSRDSVCCVCLGEFEVKEEVLQIPYCKHVFHIECIHNWLRSNSTCPLCRCSIIPTTTKFILNNPPVLPPQHQGGSPSHVIVSLPPPQPEHEPAAASSINTT